In Tubulanus polymorphus chromosome 8, tnTubPoly1.2, whole genome shotgun sequence, one genomic interval encodes:
- the LOC141909698 gene encoding uncharacterized protein LOC141909698 isoform X2, translating to MAERNPEINVDNSKIRIDGENNKTTISSSFEGISRPAENLVHGTMAQRNPEINVEHSENVQIGDNVAERNPRINVDHSEMSVGGSYNETNISSTFGGVGTSENSGKTVTESAIIENIRN from the exons ATGGCGGAGAGAAATCCAGAAATAAATGTAGACAATTCCAAAATAAGGATAGACGGTGAAAATAATAAGACGACAATATCGTCAAGTTTCGAAGGCATCAGCAGACCTGCTGAGAATCTAG TACATGGGACCATGGCACAGAGAAATCCAGAAATAAATGTAgaacattctgaaaatgttcaaatcggTGACAATGTGGCGGAGAGAAATCCACGGATAAATGTAGACCATTCTGAAATGAGTGTAGGCGGTTCCTATAATGAGACGAACATATCTTCAACTTTCGGAGGCGTCGGCACCTCTGAGAACTCAG GAAAAACTGTGACCGAATCAGCCATCATAGAAAACATCCGAAActga
- the LOC141910041 gene encoding uncharacterized protein LOC141910041, with amino-acid sequence MAEDRRQSEGYKGLVRKRTAQRGQVTMILNDADSVVNSRTTQAPDIAKLERLVQRLESKITLLTDINEEMLVMMKDDSVYMQVSNEAEEAISNATDQNYDSAVELLQNRFGQTHRLSKAYLQALTELNPPTTEVSSLRRFYDSSETYIRHLGSIGISTESYGVMLVPAMLDKLPYDVKMSMAIMYNKPDSDWCLSELREALLVQIQLKESCMSPETNAPIQSLHLNINSKQSVNSKPVRNVTRNCVYCCKSHLPSDCFYVTDVRKRKDIVQKAGLCFNCLGKHRVSNCRSEVLCKFCKKRHHSSLYFAVSRMWPGTGNQADMSFSEPGRVKQRRLIVSNSATQTNSVVEGGTCQSNQNISLIEFETTAVTTNAKLLDTVMLKTAVTEVSGTDKTIIANLLFDDGAQRTFITSQLAKDLGLPITRKETVSISVFGSDKRSVHHLDLVTLNVRCNDSCVVVKALVVPEITQPISVNTAFRDIPEFKSLQFADTVNSDKINVQVLIGSDFYYDFVTGHIVKSSVGPVAISSKLGYLVCGPVGIFADRPVAVMSVLTSAGKTPESVGDFWSLENIGIMPNSSFDNDKEFVTYYCTDYIEKHDNTYYAKLPWRENHPVLPSNFDVIVNRTHSTIDRLRKSPEMLGKYSDIIVDQISKNFIEKVSESELDNSNVKHYLAHHPVFKQSVTTPVRIVFDCSFSVGDNPSLNDCLNSGPSLFNEIIQILMRFRFGKIGLAADIEKAFLQIGLHPRDRDVTRFFWPKDPTDPNSPLENNLNSVTNDLIHNIYMDNVVSSVDYEEQALEYYSRSRDVLAEGHFNLRSWSSNCSLLREHARSDGVLEKSLTVDILGVTWDTESDCLSLKSRSINTLEPGTPITKRTVTRDMSKIYDPLGFFTPVTVKIKVFVQSLWKDSYDWDDPLPDVLCSRWREIAGDLSNLPEISLPRCYFAGRDQNAQLELHTFADASKSAYGAVSYLKCGDECILISSKSRVAPNKETTIPRSDENPADLLTRGVDCSKLLCYDCLHWCFDSSTTAEPELPRGFTVELQRKKCIPQNIGG; translated from the exons ATGGCGGAAGACAGACGACAAAGCGAAGGCTACAAAGGCCTTGTGCGGAAGAGGACAGCCCAGCGGGGACAAGTCACGATGATTTTGAATGACGCAGATTCGGTGGTCAATTCAAGAACAACTCAGGCGCCGGACATCGCGAAACTCGAACGATTAGTGCAGCGACTCGAGAGCAAGATCACGCTTCTGACTGacataaatgaagaaatgttGGTGATGATGAAAGATGACAGCGTCTACATGCAAGTTTCGAATGAAGCAGAAGAGGCCATTTCGAATGCCACTGATC AAAACTATGATAGTGCCGttgaattattacaaaatcgtTTTGGTCAGACGCACCGTTTGTCAAAAGCATATTTGCAGGCTTTAACTGAATTGAATCCGCCAACAACTGAAGTTTCGTCATTAAGGCGTTTTTATGATAGTTCTGAAACGTATATTCGACATCTCGGTTCAATTGGTATTTCTACTGAATCCTACGGCGTGATGCTTGTTCCAGCTATGTTGGACAAGTTACCTTACGATGTTAAAATGTCTATGGCAATTATGTATAATAAACCTGATAGTGATTGGTGTTTATCTGAGCTCAGAGAAGCTTTActtgttcaaattcaattaaaggAATCATGCATGTCACCAGAAACGAACGCGCCTATTCAATCGTTGCAtttaaatatcaattcaaaacaatCTGTTAATTCGAAACCCGTCAGGAATGTTACTCGAAACTGCGTGTACTGTTGTAAATCTCATTTGCCATCAGATTGTTTTTATGTTACCGACGTTAGGAAGAGAAAGGACATCGTTCAAAAGGCAGGCTTATGTTTTAATTGCCTTGGAAAGCATAGAGTGAGTAATTGTCGGTCGGAAGTTTTATGTAAGTTTTGCAAAAAACGACACCACAGTAGTTTGTATTTTGCCGTATCCCGCATGTGGCCTGGTACCGGAAATCAGGCTGACATGAGCTTTAGTGAACCGGGTAGAGTTAAGCAAAGAAGATTAATCGTATCTAATTCAGCAACTCAAACTAATTCAGTGGTTGAAGGTGGAACCTGCCAatcaaaccaaaatatatCCTTGATAGAATTTGAAACCACAGCTGTAACgactaatgctaagttattaGATACTGTTATGTTAAAAACTGCGGTGACGGAAGTTTCCGGTACTGATAAAACAATCATTGCTAATTTGCTTTTTGACGATGGGGCGCAACGGACGTTTATTACGTCTCAATTAGCCAAAGATTTAGGGCTTCCAATCACTAGGAAAGAGACAGTAAGCATATCTGTTTTTGGTTCTGATAAACGTAGTGTACATCATTTGGATTTGGTTACATTGAATGTCCGTTGCAATGACAGCTGTGTAGTTGTAAAAGCATTGGTAGTACCCGAAATTACTCAGCCTATATCGGTGAATACTGCATTCAGAGATATTCCAGAATTTAAATCGCTGCAGTTTGCGGACACTGTAAATTCTGACAAGATTAATGTTCAGGTGTTAATCGGGTCGGATTTTTATTATGATTTTGTGACCGGTCATATTGTTAAGTCGTCTGTTGGTCCTGTAGCAATTAGTTCGAAATTGGGCTATTTGGTTTGTGGTCCGGTTGGTATTTTTGCTGATCGTCCTGTAGCTGTAATGAGTGTATTAACAAGCGCAGGAAAAACGCCGGAATCAGTTGGTGATTTTTGGTCATTGGAGAACATTGGAATTATGCCAAATTCAtcgtttgataatgataaagaatTTGTTACATATTATTGCACGGATTATATTGAAAAGCATGACAATACATACTACGCTAAATTGCCATGGCGTGAAAATCATCCAGTTCTGCCGTCAAATTTTGACGTGATAGTGAATAGAACGCATTCAACTATTGATAGATTAAGGAAATCTCCTGAGATGTTGGGAAAGTATTCGGACATCATTGTTGATcagatttcaaagaatttcatcgaaaaggTTTCCGAATCTGAATTAGATAATTCTAATGTTAAACACTACTTAGCTCATCACCCAGTATTCAAACAGTCAGTGACGACGCCTGTGCGTATCGTATTCGACTGTAGTTTTAGTGTAGGCGATAATCCTAGTTTAAATGACTGTTTGAATAGTGGCCCTTCGTtgttcaatgaaataattcaaatactcatGAGATTTCGCTTCGGTAAAATAGGTCTAGCTGCTGATATAGAAAAAGCTTTTCTACAGATTGGGTTACACCCTCGGGATCGTGACGTGACTAGATTTTTTTGGCCTAAAGATCCAACCGATCCGAATTCACCCTTGGAG AATAATTTGAATTCTGTTACCAACGATTTGATACACAACATTTACATGGATAATGTAGTTTCCTCCGTAGATTATGAGGAACAGGCCTTGGAATATTATTCACGATCGCGAGATGTGCTCGCTGAAGGTCATTTCAATTTACGTTCCTGGTCTTCGAACTGTTCTCTATTGAGGGAACACGCTCGAAGTGATGGCGTCTTAGAGAAGTCATTAACTGTAGACATTTTAGGTGTTACTTGGGATACAGAATCCGATTGTCTATCATTGAAATCTAGATCCATAAATACTCTAGAACCCGGTACACCTATCACGAAACGCACAGTAACGAGAGACATGAGTAAGATCTATGATCCATTAGGGTTTTTCACCCCAGTAACTGTTAAAATAAAGGTCTTTGTTCAGAGTCTTTGGAAGGATTCTTACGACTGGGACGATCCCCTGCCAGACGTTTTGTGTTCTCGGTGGAGAGAAATAGCTGGTGACCTAAGCAATCTTCCAGAAATCTCGTTACCTCGATGTTACTTTGCCGGTCGTGATCAAAATGCACAGCTAGAATTACATACGTTTGCTGATGCCAGTAAATCTGCGTATGGGGCTGTTTCATATTTGAAGTGTGGTGATGAATGTATCTTGATTTCTTCTAAATCACGGGTAGCTCCTAACAAAGAAACTACTATTCCAAG GTCTGATGAAAATCCTGCTGATTTGCTCACTCGAGGTGTTGATTGTTCTAAACTAC TTTGTTACGACTGTCTTCACTGGTGTTTCGATTCATCAACAACTGCAGAGCCGGAGTTACCCCGAGGCTTCACGGTAGAATTACAGCGGAAGAAATGCATTCCGCAGAATATTGGTggataa
- the LOC141910042 gene encoding uncharacterized protein LOC141910042: protein MTRDVDVKFFTGFDNRATLKTIFNFLSEKAACMVYWKGGQTRETLSNNKMGRRRKLILEDEYFMVLMRLRLGLLVRDLSHRFNVSISAVSSIFSTWIRLMRLELSCIIIWPSKNQTKALLPAAFVQFYPHTRCIVDRTEISIETPTALDLQAATWSDYKHSNTIQFLIAITPNGLISYVSPCYGGRASDKYIFTDCGILDFIEPHNEIMADRGFKVQEILMSRHATLAIPPSVYHNAQMTNDSVKTTSRIANVRIYVEQAIGRMKNFRILKNTLEVKTVPLMDDVVIVCAAISNLKRALCS from the coding sequence ATGACGCGGGATGTTGACGTAAAGTTTTTTACCGGTTTCGATAATCGGGCAactttgaaaactatttttaatttcttgtCTGAAAAAGCTGCCTGTATGGTTTATTGGAAAGGTGGTCAAACAAGAGAAACTCTGTCGAACAATAAGATGGGTAGAAGGAGAAAACTAATCCTCgaagatgaatatttcatggtTTTGATGCGTTTACGTCTGGGGTTATTGGTTCGTGATTTATCGCACCGCTTCAACGTATCAATTTCTGCCGTTAGCTCGATATTTTCAACGTGGATACGTCTAATGAGGCTTGAATTATCATGTATCATTATCTGGCCTTCAAAGAATCAAACCAAAGCTCTTCTACCAGCTGCATttgttcagttttatccgCATACAAGGTGTATCGTGGACCGCACTGAAATTTCTATTGAAACGCCAACAGCGCTCGACCTACAAGCAGCTACTTGGAGCGACTACAAACATTCTAATACGATACAGTTTTTGATTGCCATTACTCCAAATGGATTGATATCGTACGTTTCGCCTTGCTACGGAGGTCGTGCTagtgataaatatatattcactGATTGCGGTATTCTCGACTTCATTGAACCACACAACGAAATAATGGCCGACCGAGGTTTCAAAGTTCAGGAAATTTTAATGTCAAGACACGCAACGTTAGCAATCCCCCCGAGCGTTTATCATAATGCACAGATGACCAACGATTCAGTGAAAACTACATCCCGAATTGCAAACGTCCGGATATATGTTGAGCAAGCTATAGGGCGgatgaagaatttcagaattttaaaGAATACGCTGGAGGTCAAAACCGTTCCTTTAATGGATGATGTAGTTATTGTTTGCGCGGCAATATCAAATCTCAAGCGCGCACTTTGCTCTTAA
- the LOC141909698 gene encoding uncharacterized protein LOC141909698 isoform X1: protein MAERNPEINVDNSKIRIDGENNKTTISSSFEGISRPAENLVHGTMAQRNPEINVEHSENVQIGDNVAERNPRINVDHSEMSVGGSYNETNISSTFGGVGTSENSDVTQVKKRINKMIDVEND, encoded by the exons ATGGCGGAGAGAAATCCAGAAATAAATGTAGACAATTCCAAAATAAGGATAGACGGTGAAAATAATAAGACGACAATATCGTCAAGTTTCGAAGGCATCAGCAGACCTGCTGAGAATCTAG TACATGGGACCATGGCACAGAGAAATCCAGAAATAAATGTAgaacattctgaaaatgttcaaatcggTGACAATGTGGCGGAGAGAAATCCACGGATAAATGTAGACCATTCTGAAATGAGTGTAGGCGGTTCCTATAATGAGACGAACATATCTTCAACTTTCGGAGGCGTCGGCACCTCTGAGAACTCAG atgTCACTCAAGTTAAGAAACGTATAAACAAAATGATCGACGTTGAAAATGACTAA